From the genome of Rhodohalobacter sp. SW132:
CGGAAACGGATTTTTTACGATCGAGGAGATGGCTGATATCCAGAACCTGATTGAACGGTCAGGCAGGGGGCTTCAGTTTTCGGCACGAACAGTGCAAAAAGTAGAAGACCGGATTCGTGCACTCGTAGATATCGAAGGATTTGAACAATTTCTGGAAATTTTATCCATCCTGAATGAGCTTGCTACCTCGGATGAATATGAATACCTGGCGAGTATTAACAGCCCGGAACCGTTGAGTGACAATGAAAATCACAAGATCAACGAGGTGATTAATTACATTTTCATGAATTATAAAGACAATATAAAGCTGGAAGATGCAGCCAATATTGCAAATTATAGTCAGGCCGCGTTTTGTCACTTTTTTAAACAGCACACCCGGAAAACATTTATCCAGTTTTTGATTGAAGTGAGGGTCTCAAAAGCGTGTAAAATGCTGCGTGACAGTGAATTGAATGTCTCTCAAATCTGCTATGAGTGCGGTTTTAACAACGTTTCGAATTTTAACCGCCAGTTTAAAAAAGTAACGGGGCTTTCACCTACAGCCTACGTGAAAAAATATGAAGAGCGGGTGGAGAATATTTCGCACGCATCTTAAGAACCAACCCAAATTTATTCGAAATAAAGGATACGATTTTGCCTCAACTTTAAAACTTTTCATTCCAGTTCAGTTAGTCACAACTGAACTGGAATGAATGCTCAGCAAGTGATCTGAGCACTGAATACCACCCGGGAACTTCACCCGGCCTGGGGTGAAATCGATATAATGCATTTAAATTTCTTCAATGTATTTTTTCCAAAATCTAAGATGAATAGAAATAGTTATATATGATTCATAAAATACAATTTTTAGGAATTATCGGATTTGTTGCATGTATAATTATTTCCTGTACACAAGAGCAGCATTCACCCAATCATCTTTCCCAGGATTCCTTCATTCAACTACCGATAGAGACAGCCTTTGAGTTTACAGAATCAGCAGATATGGCATTTCGTTATATCCGATCGATGAAAATAGACGATAACGGCAATGTACTTGTAACTGATCCCACTCAACCGGTTGTATTCACGTTTGATGCGGAAGGGAATCTGATTCAGAAAATCGGAAATAATGGTCAGGGACCAGAAGAATTTCAAAATGTAGGTTCAATTATACTCGCTCAAAACAGCTTATTAGTTACTGATGGTATTTCTCTTAAAATCGAAGTATTTGATTACCGGAATGAGATGTACGAACACGCACGTACAATAAATGTTACTAAGCAAAACCTCCTGGGCAATTTGTTAGGGCTGACGGAAGAAGGGATTCTGATCAAAAATGACATTTTGCTCAGTCCCTCCGGAATGAATAATTCTTCAGAAACACCCATAAGTTTTATTAGCCGTGACGGGGACATTCTTCAGGATACTTTATTCAAGGTACCTATTCATGAATTCGTTGTGGACGATTCACAAATACCATTTGTAGCAGGCAGAATCTTTGGAAATACCAAGCAGTTGGCGTTTGATCGCGAAAGCAAGGTATACTCGCTTTGGACTGAAAACTTAGACATCAATTATTTCACACTTGATGGTGAAAAACACGAGGCATTTTCTTATTCGCTACAGCCTGTGGCTATAACGAATGCAGAACAAGATAGTGCCCTTAACCAATGGCAAAATCCTCAGCGTACGATAATGCGTCAGCATATGCCTGATGTAAAACCTGTTGCGAGCAAATTAGTAGTTGATGATCAACAACGTATTTGGGTGGAACTTCTTTCTGATGAGCTGGATCATGGATGGTTCGCCTTTACCCCAAGTGGTGAGCCACAGTTCTATATTGAAATACCACACCACAACGCATACCTCCAGGATATCCGAGGAAACACGGTTCTTTGGAATTACACTGATGAAGACGGGAACCCAAGTATTGTGGCCTCCACATTCGAATTACCAGAAATATAACCAGCCCATTAACGGGGTACAGACTTCATAGATTTATATGAATTGTCTATTGAGAAAACAATTTTGTGCCTGTCTTATGCATCAAACCGATTTAATGAACAGTAAATCACAACTCTTTCCCGGCATCGCGGTGCTGATGCTGCTTTTTTTATTTGGATGCAGTGAAGATTCCTTTGAAGCAGAATGGCACCAGGAGGATGGATATCGCTGGGCTGAATTGCCGGTTTCCGATAGCGGGCCGGTGGGCTTTGAGATGATTCCGTCTTCACGCACTGGTATCACCATCAATAATTTTCTCTCGGATGAGCGGATGAACGAAAACCGCGTTCTGATGAACGGTTCAGGCGTTGCCGCCGGAGATATCACAGGGAACGGGCTGCCGGATCTCTATTTTGCCCGGATTGACGGCCCCAACAAGCTCTACAAAAACCTTGGCGGATTTCGCTTTGAGGATATCACAGAGCAAGCCGGAGTTGCCCACGAAAATCACCTTTCTGCCGGAGCTGTGTTTGCTGATGTAAACGGAAACGGGCATCTCGATCTGCTGATCACATCCATCGACAGTGAAAATGCACTCTACCTGAATGACGGCGAGGGCCGGTTTGAATACCAGGAAAACAGCGGGCTGGGTCCGGCTCGCGGCAGCATGACAATGGCTCTGGCTGATGTGAACGGCAACGGCTACCTGGATCTCTACGTGGTAAATTATCGGGAGATTAATGTTGTGGATGTTTTTGATGTGCAGGAGCTCGTGTGGGAAAACACCGTGCAGGATGGTGAACTGGTTGAGCCGTACGACGATTATTTTACGATCCTTGACCGCGGTGAAGGATTTCCGCCCGAGCGCCATGAAATCGGCCGGGAGGATGAATTCTACTTTAATAACGGGGATGGCACATTTTCTAAAGTGGAGGATCCCGAAAACATGTTCCTCGCTTCTGATGGCTCACCCCTCGGTTTCTATCCCGACTGGGGACTGGCCGCAAAATTTCACGACCTCAACGGCAACGGCCTGCCCGATCTCTACGTCTCGAATGATTACTGGACGCCCGACCGTGTGTGGATGAACCAGGGCGACGGCACCTTTCGCGCTATCGATACGCTTGCCATGCGAAATTCCAGTTTTTACTCCATGACGGTTGATTTTTCGGATGTGAGTCGCAATGGTCACCTCGATATTTTCACCGTAGAGATGCTCAACGACAAGCACAGCGACCGCCTGCAGATGCGCCTGCCAACCGAGCCGTTTCCGCTGCTTCCGGGTGACTATGAAAATCGCCCGCGCTATAACCGGAACTCCCTGTTCTTGAATCGCGGTGATAATACCTACGCAGAGATCTCATACTACAGCGGAGTTCACGCCACGGAGTGGTCCTGGGCCACGCGTTTTATTGATCTGAACCTGGATGGTTACGAAGATCTTCTGGTAAAAACCGGTTTTGCGTTTGATTTCCAAAACCTGGATTCACAGCGACAAATGCTCGATCACCTGATCGCCACGAGGGGAGCTGCTAGAAATTATGTAGAGGATTTTGATCGCCTGCTGCAGCAAAACCGCATCTTCAAAAATAATGGAGACCTTACGTTCACCGATCTGAGCAGCGACTGGGGATTCACCGAAAAAGATATCTCGCTCGGTATTGCGCTGACCGATCTCGATGGCAACGGTGTGCTGGATGTGGTATCAAGCCGGATGAATGATGAACCGGGAATTTTTAAAAACAGGGCGCTTGGGCCGCGAATTTCGGTTCGGCTGATCGGCACATCACCCAACACACAGGCGATCGGGGCGAAGCTGAAACTCACCGGCGGGCCTGTGGATCATCAAACCAAAGAACTCATCAGCGGAGGAGATTATCTCTCCGGGTCGGACCCGTTCGCCGTTTTTGCGGCAGATCCGGCCAATGAAAATCATCACCTGCAGATCACCTGGCCGGATGGATCGCAGACAGAAATGGACGTTCAGCCCAACCGGATGTATGAGATCGATCAGAATAACATCGCGTCGTCCATGCCGGATAATTCCAATGAGGAGTCTGCAGAACCATTATTTTCAGACCGAACCGATCAATTGAATCACCGGCACCATGAGAGTGATTTTAACGATTTCAGGGTACAGCCGCTGCTTCCTTTTGAACTTAGCAGGCAGGGTCCCGCTGTGGCCTGGCTTGATCTGACCGGGGATGGTGGCGAGGAGCTGATTATCGGTGCCGGGGCAGGTGGCAAAACCGGAATCTATCGCGTAGAAAACGGAAACTTTACCCCGCTGGATATTGATCTCTTGAATGAAGAAGCGCCCGGAGATCAAACGGGAATTGTGGGATGGAAGGAAGATGGCCAGACGCACCTTGTGATCGGTTTTGCAAATTATGAACAGGGGTCGGCGCGGGTTCCATCAGCTATTCACTACCGGCTGGAAGGCGGAGAAGTTGTGTCTTCCGATAGCCTGCCGGGAATCTTATCAACAACCGGTCCGCTTGCGGCTGCAGATTATACCGGGGATGGGCGAGTTGATCTGTTCATCGGCGGACGGTTCAAACCGGGGCAATATCCTTATGATGCCGATTCGCGCCTCTTTAGAAACGACAATGGGACACTGGTTCACGACACAGAAAACCAGGCGGTTCTGAATGATATCGGGCTGGTGACCGGGGCCCTTTTTGTAGATTACAATAACAGCGGTGAGCAGGATTTGATCCTAACTACGGAATGGGGTTCGCTGAAACTTTTTGAAAATAACGGCGGCATGTTTACCGAACGGACATCCGAACTCGGTCTCGATCGCTACAATGGTCTCTGGCAAGGCGTTGCTGCGGGAGATTTCAACGGAAACGGGTATTCCGACCTGGTGGCAACGAACTGGGGTGAAAACAGTCCGTACAGAATTGAAAATCCAGACCGTCCGCTCAGAATCTTTTACGGTGATTTCACCCGGAATGGCCGAATCGATATCGTTGATACGTATTACGATGAACAGATTGGCGGCGATGTGCCTCGCAGAAAACTGGAGGAGTATGAAAATATTGAGGATATTCTGCGCCACGTGCGGTCGAACAAGCAGTTTTCAGAAATGA
Proteins encoded in this window:
- a CDS encoding FG-GAP-like repeat-containing protein — protein: MNSKSQLFPGIAVLMLLFLFGCSEDSFEAEWHQEDGYRWAELPVSDSGPVGFEMIPSSRTGITINNFLSDERMNENRVLMNGSGVAAGDITGNGLPDLYFARIDGPNKLYKNLGGFRFEDITEQAGVAHENHLSAGAVFADVNGNGHLDLLITSIDSENALYLNDGEGRFEYQENSGLGPARGSMTMALADVNGNGYLDLYVVNYREINVVDVFDVQELVWENTVQDGELVEPYDDYFTILDRGEGFPPERHEIGREDEFYFNNGDGTFSKVEDPENMFLASDGSPLGFYPDWGLAAKFHDLNGNGLPDLYVSNDYWTPDRVWMNQGDGTFRAIDTLAMRNSSFYSMTVDFSDVSRNGHLDIFTVEMLNDKHSDRLQMRLPTEPFPLLPGDYENRPRYNRNSLFLNRGDNTYAEISYYSGVHATEWSWATRFIDLNLDGYEDLLVKTGFAFDFQNLDSQRQMLDHLIATRGAARNYVEDFDRLLQQNRIFKNNGDLTFTDLSSDWGFTEKDISLGIALTDLDGNGVLDVVSSRMNDEPGIFKNRALGPRISVRLIGTSPNTQAIGAKLKLTGGPVDHQTKELISGGDYLSGSDPFAVFAADPANENHHLQITWPDGSQTEMDVQPNRMYEIDQNNIASSMPDNSNEESAEPLFSDRTDQLNHRHHESDFNDFRVQPLLPFELSRQGPAVAWLDLTGDGGEELIIGAGAGGKTGIYRVENGNFTPLDIDLLNEEAPGDQTGIVGWKEDGQTHLVIGFANYEQGSARVPSAIHYRLEGGEVVSSDSLPGILSTTGPLAAADYTGDGRVDLFIGGRFKPGQYPYDADSRLFRNDNGTLVHDTENQAVLNDIGLVTGALFVDYNNSGEQDLILTTEWGSLKLFENNGGMFTERTSELGLDRYNGLWQGVAAGDFNGNGYSDLVATNWGENSPYRIENPDRPLRIFYGDFTRNGRIDIVDTYYDEQIGGDVPRRKLEEYENIEDILRHVRSNKQFSEMTIGDMLRADPDQINHKDANTLKHKVFINHEGERFEAKSLPVETQLTAGFYAGVADMDNSGQDDIFISQNFFAVADPQRKPRLDSGRGLWLKGDGDGNFQTVPGHQSGVKVYGEQRGAALADYTGNGKVDLAVSQNAAATRIFENRSAERGIRVALEGPAQNRLGIGSIVRLMYADGSAGPVRYIQAGSGYWSQNSTVQILGVSGTPEAVEVTWFDGRVDQIDIDPGQMDYVISY
- a CDS encoding AraC family transcriptional regulator, coding for MRDKSIYFRLPKTGKKGFLLEHDYLPHFYDKLHYHPELQLKYVMEGTGDLFVGNTFTHFEPGDLFLIGSNQSHVFKNSPEYFEEDSKLMSHSVSVFFQEESLGNGFFTIEEMADIQNLIERSGRGLQFSARTVQKVEDRIRALVDIEGFEQFLEILSILNELATSDEYEYLASINSPEPLSDNENHKINEVINYIFMNYKDNIKLEDAANIANYSQAAFCHFFKQHTRKTFIQFLIEVRVSKACKMLRDSELNVSQICYECGFNNVSNFNRQFKKVTGLSPTAYVKKYEERVENISHAS
- a CDS encoding 6-bladed beta-propeller — translated: MIHKIQFLGIIGFVACIIISCTQEQHSPNHLSQDSFIQLPIETAFEFTESADMAFRYIRSMKIDDNGNVLVTDPTQPVVFTFDAEGNLIQKIGNNGQGPEEFQNVGSIILAQNSLLVTDGISLKIEVFDYRNEMYEHARTINVTKQNLLGNLLGLTEEGILIKNDILLSPSGMNNSSETPISFISRDGDILQDTLFKVPIHEFVVDDSQIPFVAGRIFGNTKQLAFDRESKVYSLWTENLDINYFTLDGEKHEAFSYSLQPVAITNAEQDSALNQWQNPQRTIMRQHMPDVKPVASKLVVDDQQRIWVELLSDELDHGWFAFTPSGEPQFYIEIPHHNAYLQDIRGNTVLWNYTDEDGNPSIVASTFELPEI